A region of Hoplias malabaricus isolate fHopMal1 chromosome 12, fHopMal1.hap1, whole genome shotgun sequence DNA encodes the following proteins:
- the slc37a1 gene encoding glucose-6-phosphate exchanger SLC37A1 — protein sequence MAPVPPGIRFLASFNREQWYRAFTFVLTFLLYTSFHLSRKPISIVKSELHKNCTQVRELSTKSSITQQISHVEVDCGWKPFDKGNYKQLLGAMDLSFLFVYAVGMYLSGIIGERLPIRLYLTMGMLTSGLFTCLFGLGYVCDIHSLSFYIFVQIANGLVQTTGWPSVVTCIGNWFGKGRRGLIMGLWNSHTSVGNILGSLIAGYYVSSNWGLSFIVPGIIIAVMGIICFLFLIEHPNDLKGVCTQSNGVNNHKLHKSWTGINGHKELYLQYKQGAKKQSSDMELLLGKENAVCVPVQQVVVVKSEAEPSAISFRGALCIPGVVEFSFCLLFAKLVSYTFLFWLPLYITKAAHLDAKQAGDLSTLFDVGGIVGGILAGVVSDKLGKRATTCAVMLLLAAPTLYFFSMMRQFGPGPTICMLLVCGGLVNGPYALITTAVSADLGTHKSLKGNARALSTVTAIIDGTGSVGAAIGPLLAGLLSAQGWDQVFYMLMAADFLALLLLLRLVFKELSSDESRPGASVELKEH from the exons ATGGCGCCTGTGCCCCCTGGCATTCGTTTCCTGGCATCCTTTAACAGGGAGCAATG GTACAGGGCCTTTACCTTTGTGCTGACCTTCTTGCTCTACACCAGTTTTCATTTGTCCAGAAAACCCATCAGTATTGTCAAG agTGAACTACATAAGAACTGTACACAGGTCAGGGAGCTGTCCACTAAGAGCAGCATCACACAGCAGATCTCTCATGTGGAAGTAGATTGTGGCTGGAAACCATTTG ataaaGGAAACTATAAGCAGTTGTTGGGAGCGATGGACCtctcttttctgtttgtttatgcCGTGGGCATGTACCTGAG TGGAATTATTGGAGAGCGACTGCCCATCCGGCTCTACCTGACCATGGGTATGCTGACCAGTGGCCTTTTCACATGCCTGTTTGGCCTGGGATATGTCTGTGACATTCACAGCCTCAGCTTCTACATCTTTGTTCAG ATTGCCAATGGATTAGTGCAGACCACTGGCTGGCCCAGTGTGGTGACGTGTATTGGGAACTGGTTTGGAAAGGGCAG ACGGGGTTTGATCATGGGCCTTTGGAACTCTCACACATCAGTGGGGAACATCCTTGGTTCTCTGATCGCTGGTTACTATGTGTCCTCGAACTGGGGCCTGTCCTTCATAGTCCCCGGCATCATCATTGCTGTAATGGGCATtatctgttttctgtttcttattGAAC ATCCAAATGATTTGAAGGGTGTTTGCACCCAGAGCAATGGAGTTAATAACCAT AAGCTTCACAAAAGCTGGACAGGCATTAACGGCCACAAAGAGCTGTACCTGCAgtacaaacagggagccaaaaAACAG AGCTCTGATATGGAGCTTCTGTTGGGGAAGgagaatgctgtgtgtgttcctgtgcagcaggtagtcgtAGTGAAGAGTGAAGCAGAGCCGTCGGCCATAAGCTTCAGAGGAGCTCTCTGCATACCG GGTGTGGTGgagttttctttctgtctgcTCTTTGCGAAGCTGGTGAGCTACACCTTTTTGTTCTGGCTGCCCCTCTATATCACTAAAGCAG CTCACCTTGATGCAAAGCAAGCAGGAGACCTCTCCACCCTGTTTGACGTTGGAGGAATTGTTG GTGGTATTCTGGCAGGTGTGGTGTCAGATAAACTGGGCAAAAGAGCCACTACATGCGCTGTGATGCTGCTTTTGGCTGCACCGACA ctttattttttttccatgatGAGACAGTTTGGTCCAGGCCCGACTATCT GCATGCTGCTGGTGTGTGGAGGATTAGTAAACGGACCTTATGCCCTCATCACCACAGCAGTGTCTGCTGatctg GGAACCCACAAAAGCCTGAAAGGCAATGCCAGAGCCCTGTCCACAGTCACGGCCATTATAGATGGGACTGGCTCTGTTG GTGCTGCGATAGGCCCCCTGCTGGCAGGACTGCTTTCTGCACAGGGTTGGGATCAGGTCTTCTACATGCTCATGGCAGCAGACTTCTTGGCTCTGCTG CTGCTGCTGAGATTGGTGTTTAAGGAGCTGAGTTCTGACGAGAGCCGCCCTGGTGCCTCTGTAGA